In Brassica rapa cultivar Chiifu-401-42 chromosome A06, CAAS_Brap_v3.01, whole genome shotgun sequence, a single window of DNA contains:
- the LOC103871946 gene encoding AP2/ERF and B3 domain-containing transcription factor RAV1, which translates to MEVSSVDESTTSTGSICETPAMTSAKSSVNLHRMGSGSSVVLDSENGVEAESRKLPSSKYKGVVPQPNGRWGAQIYEKHQRVWLGTFNEEDEAARSYDVAVYRFRGRDAVTNFKEARLDDGEVEFLSSHSKAEIVDMLRKHTYSEELEQSKRRRNGNGNTARTLTSSLNGDGVSTTEFRSAEALFEKAVTPSDVGKLNRLVIPKHHAEKHFPLPSSNVSVKGVLLNFEDVTGKVWRFRYSYWNSSQSYVLTKGWSRFVKEKNLLAGDVVSFSRSEGQDQQLYIGWKSRSGPDVETGRVLRLFGVNISPESSRTEVVGSKRVNDTEMLSLVCSKKQRIFHAS; encoded by the coding sequence ATGGAAGTGAGTAGCGTAGACGAGAGTACAACGAGTACAGGTTCCATATGCGAAACTCCGGCGATGACGTCGGCAAAGTCGTCGGTGAATCTACACAGGATGGGAAGCGGATCTAGCGTGGTGCTAGATTCGGAGAACGGAGTTGAGGCGGAGTCGAGGAAGCTTCCCTCGTCCAAGTATAAAGGCGTAGTTCCTCAGCCGAACGGACGATGGGGAGCTCAGATTTACGAGAAGCACCAGCGCGTGTGGCTAGGTACTTTCAACGAGGAAGACGAGGCGGCGCGTTCTTACGACGTGGCGGTTTACAGGTTCCGAGGACGAGACGCCGTCACGAACTTCAAAGAGGCGAGGCTCGACGACGGAGAGGTCGAGTTTTTGAGTTCTCATTCGAAAGCCGAGATCGTCGATATGCTGAGGAAGCATACGTATAGCGAGGAGCTCGAGCAGAGCAAACGGCGAAGAAACGGTAACGGAAACACGGCTAGGACGTTGACGTCGTCGTTGAACGGCGACGGCGTTTCGACGACGGAGTTTAGATCAGCGGAGGCTCTGTTTGAGAAAGCGGTAACGCCAAGCGACGTTGGGAAGCTAAACCGTCTTGTAATACCGAAACACCACGCGGAGAAACATTTTCCGTTACCGTCGAGTAACGTTTCCGTTAAGGGAGTGCTGTTGAACTTTGAGGACGTGACGGGGAAAGTGTGGAGATTCCGTTACTCGTATTGGAACAGTAGTCAAAGCTATGTGTTGACCAAAGGTTGGAGCCGGTTCGTTAAGGAGAAGAATCTACTTGCTGGTGATGTGGTTAGTTTCAGCAGATCCGAGGGTCAGGATCAACAGCTATATATTGGGTGGAAATCGAGATCCGGACCGGATGTAGAAACGGGTCGGGTTTTGAGACTGTTCGGAGTCAACATTTCACCGGAGAGTTCGAGAACCGAAGTCGTAGGGAGCAAGAGAGTGAA
- the LOC117126015 gene encoding uncharacterized protein LOC117126015: protein MELELPKRLYAEGSEPRVKKINNSCRMELIRDLKKAMCAEYDDVKRDPVFTHIMAIAENDLKFSGKLVDSFICRQLITSKLHEKWFVFARTPLRFSLQEYHAVTGLKITRETNSDVVKWKNDGGFWSNLLHTGGKITLQSIRKVHLQEVHTWTRLDRMRLIYLCVIVGVVMGRDEKVSIPHMYIKLVMDFDKVRKFHWGLHSYDFLLSSIEKARKKLGKKESYIFEGFSYALQIWIMEAIPDFGEILGRRVSDSFKGPRCGNWKGVAKVSYEDIIELEDSLTNKDNFFSVISVTGNGDVFLDAQYTREGEMEDERVDLVLERIRNKYDWSSTDWPVLDPEESKMEEPDSHDRGSEADKSVDHTDVVADEETSSVQVAGKGKRKFLDEGAETRKKKVLCKRSAEKFLTFGPETKSFIEGLIRTSVTSLGDVLSMQMANMERVFTERMGKMEIEVSQLKDAISLTGEGSYPSKKETEEAPLNSKAKQAPPKSKGAQAPPKSKGAEAPPKRKGDQPTPTKKDGKKIATETNDFDFGLSTQDLRDLSQATFVDGFDLSQVKAETSSKSKPFNMAPLQWNDEEMDRTKEDSPDAALVFFREEDWEKVRTWSTSSTRIRIGPATLDFEIANRLMDKSEWLNSLEIDAAMYVFRERTSLKRWRPHRVAFMTVVFSNMIKKEYGHLEGQGRKSYMLHNLLLQFGKGVLPPHGRTHEIWNIDVDRLYVPVHVSGNHWIALCISFVTRSIEVFDCSGRKRYKEVDGFANLIPRIVKAVQPMRHQKDFTVGSRISLSEHVQVFRYFSITSLWYTSNSINRIFTSIPC from the exons ATGGAGCTTGAGCTACCCAAACGATTGTATGCAGAGGGTTCAGAACCTCGGGTTAAGAAGATCAACAACAGTTGCCGCATGGAACTTATCAGAGATCTGAAGAAAGCTATGTGTGCCGAGTATGATGATGTGAAGAGAGATCCAGTTTTCACACATATCATGGCTATTGCCGAAAATGATCTCAAGTTCTCTGGGAAACTAGTGGATAGCTTCATATGTAGGCAGCTGATTACCTCAAAGCTGCATGAGAAGTGGTTTGTTTTTGCGAGGACGCCTCTCCGGTTTTCGCTTCAGGAGTACCATGCCGTGACAGGCCTCAAGATTACACGGGAAACTAACAGTGACGTAGTGAAATGGAAAAACGACGGGGGTTTTTGGAGTAACCTACTGCACACAGGTGGTAAGATCACCTTGCAGTCGATCAGAAAGGTTCATCTACAAGAAGTTCACACCTGGACTCGGCTTGATAGGATGAGGTTGATCTACTTGTGTGTAATAGTGGGTGTGGTGATGGGGAGAGATGAGAAGGTGTCCATCCCTCATATGTACATCAAGTTGGTGATGGATTTTGACAAGGTTCGGAAGTTCCATTGGGGTCTTCACTCGTATGATTTCCTGCTGAGTTCGATTGAGAAGGCTAGGAAGAAGTTGGGTAAGAAGGAGAGCTACATTTTCGAGGGTTTCTCCTATGCTCTCCAGATTTGGATTATGGAGGCAATTCCAGATTTTGGAGAAATTTTAGGCAGAAGAGTCTCAGACAGCTTCAAAGGTCCAAGGTGTGGCAATTGGAAAGGAGTTGCAAAAGTTTCTTATGAAGACATCATTGAGCTCGAGGACTCCTTAACTAACAAG gataacttcttctcggTCATATCAGTGACTGGTAATGGTGATGTGTTTCTAGAtgctcagtacacaagggaggGTGAGATGGAAGATGAACGAGTGGACCTTGTTTTGGAGAGGATCAGGAACAAGTATGATTGGAGCAGCACAGACTGGCCAGTTTTAGACCCTGAAGAGTCTAAAATGGAGGAACCCGACAGCCATGATAGAGGGTCAGAAGCTGATAAGAGCGTGGATCATACGGATGTTGTAGCAGACGAGGAGACCTCTTCGGTTCAGGTTGCAGGAAAAGGCAAGAGAAAGTTTCTTGATGAAGGAGCAGAGACAAGAAAGAAGAAGGTGCTGTGTAAGCGATCAGCAGAAAAGTTTCTGACTTTTGGTCCTGAAACTAAGAGTTTCATTGAGGGTCTTATCCGCACATCTGTCACTTCATTGGGAGATGTGCTCAGTATGCAAATGGCGAATATGGAGAGAGTGTTTACAGAGAGGATGGGGAAGATGGAGATTGAGGTTTCACAGCTCAAGGACGCAATCAGTTTGACTGGTGAAGGAAGCTATCCTAGTAAGAAAGAAACTGAAGAAGCTCCACTAAACAGCAAAGCCAAGCAAGCTCCACCTAAGAGCAAAGGCGCTCAAGCTCCACCTAAGAGCAAAGGCGCTGAAGCTCCACCTAAGCGCAAAGGCGATCAACCTACTCCAACAAAAAAG GACGGGAAAAAGATTGCTACAGAAActaatgattttgattttggattGAGTACACAAGACTTGCGGGACCTGTCCCAAGCTACATTTGTTGACGGTTTTGATCTGTCTCAAGTGAAAGCTGAGACGTCAAGTAAATCGAAACCGTTTAACATGGCTCCACTGCAGTGGAATGATGAGGAAATGGATCGAACCAAAGAAGACTCGCCAGATGCCGCGTTGGTGTTTTTCCGTGAAGAGGATTGGGAAAAAGTTAGAACTTGGTCAACTTCCTCTAC ACGTATACGGATTGGACCTGCCACTTTAGATTTTGAGATTGCTAATCGTCTTATGGATAAATCTGAGTGGTTAAATAGCTTG GAGATTGACGCTGCAATGTACGTATTCCGGGAGAGAACATCTTTGAAACGATGGAGACCTCATCGTGTCGCCTTCATGACTGTCGTCTTCAGCAATATGATTAAAAAAGAGTATGGTCATTTAGAAGGTCAGGGTAGAAAGAGCTACATGCTTCATAATTTGCTACTGCAGTTCGGTAAAGGAGTCCTTCCACCACATGGCAGGACACATGAGATATGGAATATAGATGTGGATCGCCTGTATGTCCCTGTTCATGTCAGTGGGAATCATTGGATCGCCTTGTGCATCAGTTTCGTGACGAGAAGCATTGAAGTGTTCGACTGCTCGGGTAGGAAAAGGTACAAGGAGGTGGATGGGTTCGCAAACCTTATTCCGCGTATTGTCAAGGCAGTTCAGCCTATGAGACACCAGAAGGATTTCACAGTCGGTTCCCGGATTAGCCTCTCTGAGCATGTGCAAGTATTTCGGTATTTTTCCATAACTTCTCTCTGGTATACCTCTAACAGCATTAACCGCATATTCACGAGCATCCCATGCTAA